In Acomys russatus chromosome 9, mAcoRus1.1, whole genome shotgun sequence, the following are encoded in one genomic region:
- the Slc9a3 gene encoding sodium/hydrogen exchanger 3 isoform X1, translating to MCHRVLGPGWKPLLALALALASLRGARGFEEEPSSGTSFQVVTFEWHHVQDPYIIALWILVASLAKIVFHLSHKVTSIVPESALLIVLGLVLGGIVWAADHIASFTLTPTLFFFYLLPPIVLDAGYFMPNRLFFGNLGTILLYAVIGTIWNAATTGLSLYGVFLSGLMGELKIGLLDFLLFGSLIAAVDPVAVLAVFEEVHVNEVLFIIVFGESLLNDAVTVVLYNVFESFVTLGGDKVTGVDCVKGIVSFFVVSLGGTLVGVIFAFLLSLVTRFTKHVRIIEPGFVFVISYLSYLTSEMLSLSAILAITFCGICCQKYVKANISEQSATTVRYTMKMLASGAETIIFIFLGISAVDPHIWTWNTAFVLLTLVFISVYRAIGVVLQTWILNRYRMVQLETIDQVVMSYGGLRGAVAYALVVLLDEKKVKEKNLFVSTTLIVVFFTVIFQGLTIKPLVQWLKVKRSEHREPKLNEKLHGRAFDHILSAIEDISGQIGHNYLRDKWSNFDRKFLSKILMRRSAQKSRDRILNVFHELNLKDAISYVAEGERRGSLAFIRSPSTDNMVNVDFSTPRPSTVEASVSYLLRENVSAVCLDMQSLEQRRRSIRDTEDMVTHHTLQQYLYKPRQEYKHLYSRHELTPNEDEKQDKEIFHRTMRKRLESFKSAKLGINQNKKAVKLYKRERAQKRRNSSIPNGKLPVENLAHNFTIKEKDLELSEPEEATNYEETSGGIEFLANVTKDVASDSGAGIDNPVFSPDEDLDPGILSRVPPWLSPGETVVPSQRARVQIPNSPSNFRRLTPFRLSNKSVDSFLLADSPEEQHQPASPESTHM from the exons tCTTTCACCTGTCCCACAAGGTCACCAGTATTGTTCCCGAGAGTGCTCTGCTCATCGTTCTGGGCCTGGTGTTGGGCGGCATCGTCTGGGCAGCTGACCACATCGCCTCCTTCACACTTACACCCACGCTCTTCTTCTTCTACCTGCTGCCTCCTATTGTGTTGGATGCTGGATACTTCATGCCCAATCGACTCTTCTTTGGAAATTTGGGTACCATTCTACTATATGCTGTCATTGGCACTATATGGAATGCAGCCACTACAGGGCTGTCCCTCTACggtgtcttcctcagtggccTAATGG GTGAGCTGAAGATTGGACTCCTAGATTTCCTGCTGTTCGGTAGCCTCATTGCTGCTGTGGACCCAGTGGCTGTGCTGGCTGTGTTTGAGGAAGTCCATGTCAATGAAGTCCTGTTCATCATTGTGTTTGGGGAGTCATTGCTGAATGACGCAGTGACTGTG GTCTTGTACAATGTTTTTGAGTCTTTTGTGACACTGGGTGGTGACAAGGTGACTGGCGTGGATTGTGTGAAAGGCATAG TGTCCTTCTTCGTGGTGAGCCTCGGAGGCACTCTGGTGGGTGTTATCTTTGCCTTCCTGCTGTCCTTGGTGACTCGCTTCACCAAGCATGTGCGAATCATCGAACCTGGCTTCGTCTTTGTCATTTCCTACCTGTCCTATCTGACCTCCGAGATGCTGTCCTTGTCAGCCATCCTGGC CATCACCTTTTGCGGCATCTGCTGCCAGAAGTATGTGAAGGCCAACATCTCGGAGCAGTCGGCCACCACTGTGCGCTACACCATGAAGATGCTGGCTAGTGGAGCGGAGACCATTATCTTCATATTCCTGGGCATCTCAGCCGTGGACCCCCACATTTGGACATGGAACACAGCTTTTGTGTTGCTGACCCTGGTCTTCATCTCTGTATACCGCGCCATCG GTGTTGTTCTGCAAACCTGGATCCTGAATCGCTACCGCATGGTGCAGCTCGAGACCATTGATCAGGTGGTCATGTCCTACGGTGGCCTGCGTGGGGCAGTGGCCTACGCCCTGGTGGTGCTTCTGGATGAGAAGAAAGTCAAGGAGAAAAACCTGTTCGTCAGCACCACCCTCATTGTGGTCTTCTTCACAGTCATCTTCCAG GGTCTGACCATTAAGCCCCTGGTGCAGTGGTTGAAGGTGAAGAGGAGTGAGCACCGTGAACCGAAACTCAATGAAAAGCTACATGGCCGG GCCTTCGACCACATTCTCTCAGCCATTGAGGACATCTCAGGACAGATTGGACACAATTATCTCAGAGACAA GTGGTCCAATTTTGATAGGAAGTTCCTCAGCAAAATCCTCATGAGAAGATCGGCCCAAAAATCTCGAGATCGGATCCTCAATGTTTTCCATGAGCTGAATTTGAAGGATGCTATTAGCTATGTGGCTGAG GGAGAGCGCCGTGGGTCCCTGGCCTTCATCCGCTCCCCAAGTACGGACAATATGGTCAATGTGGACTTCAGCACACCCCGCCCGTCTACTGTGGAGGCATCCGTCTCCTATCTCTT GAGGGAAAATGTCAGTGCTGTATGCCTGGACATGCAGTCCTTGGAGCAGAGGCGGAGGAGCATCCGTGACACTGAGGACATGGTCACCCACCACACACTGCAACAGTACCTGTACAAGCCTCGGCAGGAG TACAAGCATCTCTACAGTCGGCATGAACTAACACCCAACGAGGATGAAAAGCAGGACAAGGAAATCTTCCACAGGACCATGCGGAAGCGCCTGGAGTCCTTTAAGTCAGCTAAGCTAGGCATCAACCAGAACAAGAAGGCGGTCAAGCTGTACAAGAGGGAGCGCGCACAGAAGCGG AGGAATAGCAGCATTCCTAATGGGAAGCTGCCTGTGGAGAACCTGGCACACAACTTCACCATCAAGGAGAAAG ATTTGGAACTTTCAGAGCCCGAGGAGGCCACCAACTATGAAGAGACCAGTGGGGGCATTGAGTTTCTGGCCAATGTCACCAAGGATGTAGCCTCTGACTCTGGGGCAG GAATTGATAACCCCGTGTTCTCTCCTGACGAGGACCTGGATCCAGGCATCCTATCCAGGGTGCCACCCTGGCTGTCCCCTGGGGAGACCGTGGTGCCCTCCCAGAGGGCCCGTGTCCAGATTCCCAACTCTCCCAGCAACTTCCGCCGCCTGACACCATTCCGCCTCAGCAACAAATCAGTGGATTCCTTCCTGCTGGCTGATAGCCCCGAGGAACAGCACCAACCCGCTTCCCCTGAGTCCACACACAT GTGA
- the Slc9a3 gene encoding sodium/hydrogen exchanger 3 isoform X2, producing the protein MCHRVLGPGWKPLLALALALASLRGARGFEEEPSSGTSFQVVTFEWHHVQDPYIIALWILVASLAKIVFHLSHKVTSIVPESALLIVLGLVLGGIVWAADHIASFTLTPTLFFFYLLPPIVLDAGYFMPNRLFFGNLGTILLYAVIGTIWNAATTGLSLYGVFLSGLMGELKIGLLDFLLFGSLIAAVDPVAVLAVFEEVHVNEVLFIIVFGESLLNDAVTVVLYNVFESFVTLGGDKVTGVDCVKGIVSFFVVSLGGTLVGVIFAFLLSLVTRFTKHVRIIEPGFVFVISYLSYLTSEMLSLSAILAITFCGICCQKYVKANISEQSATTVRYTMKMLASGAETIIFIFLGISAVDPHIWTWNTAFVLLTLVFISVYRAIGVVLQTWILNRYRMVQLETIDQVVMSYGGLRGAVAYALVVLLDEKKVKEKNLFVSTTLIVVFFTVIFQGLTIKPLVQWLKVKRSEHREPKLNEKLHGRAFDHILSAIEDISGQIGHNYLRDKWSNFDRKFLSKILMRRSAQKSRDRILNVFHELNLKDAISYVAEGERRGSLAFIRSPSTDNMVNVDFSTPRPSTVEASVSYLLRENVSAVCLDMQSLEQRRRSIRDTEDMVTHHTLQQYLYKPRQEYKHLYSRHELTPNEDEKQDKEIFHRTMRKRLESFKSAKLGINQNKKAVKLYKRERAQKRRNSSIPNGKLPVENLAHNFTIKEKDLELSEPEEATNYEETSGGIEFLANVTKDVASDSGAGIDNPVFSPDEDLDPGILSRVPPWLSPGETVVPSQRARVQIPNSPSNFRRLTPFRLSNKSVDSFLLADSPEEQHQPASPESTHM; encoded by the exons tCTTTCACCTGTCCCACAAGGTCACCAGTATTGTTCCCGAGAGTGCTCTGCTCATCGTTCTGGGCCTGGTGTTGGGCGGCATCGTCTGGGCAGCTGACCACATCGCCTCCTTCACACTTACACCCACGCTCTTCTTCTTCTACCTGCTGCCTCCTATTGTGTTGGATGCTGGATACTTCATGCCCAATCGACTCTTCTTTGGAAATTTGGGTACCATTCTACTATATGCTGTCATTGGCACTATATGGAATGCAGCCACTACAGGGCTGTCCCTCTACggtgtcttcctcagtggccTAATGG GTGAGCTGAAGATTGGACTCCTAGATTTCCTGCTGTTCGGTAGCCTCATTGCTGCTGTGGACCCAGTGGCTGTGCTGGCTGTGTTTGAGGAAGTCCATGTCAATGAAGTCCTGTTCATCATTGTGTTTGGGGAGTCATTGCTGAATGACGCAGTGACTGTG GTCTTGTACAATGTTTTTGAGTCTTTTGTGACACTGGGTGGTGACAAGGTGACTGGCGTGGATTGTGTGAAAGGCATAG TGTCCTTCTTCGTGGTGAGCCTCGGAGGCACTCTGGTGGGTGTTATCTTTGCCTTCCTGCTGTCCTTGGTGACTCGCTTCACCAAGCATGTGCGAATCATCGAACCTGGCTTCGTCTTTGTCATTTCCTACCTGTCCTATCTGACCTCCGAGATGCTGTCCTTGTCAGCCATCCTGGC CATCACCTTTTGCGGCATCTGCTGCCAGAAGTATGTGAAGGCCAACATCTCGGAGCAGTCGGCCACCACTGTGCGCTACACCATGAAGATGCTGGCTAGTGGAGCGGAGACCATTATCTTCATATTCCTGGGCATCTCAGCCGTGGACCCCCACATTTGGACATGGAACACAGCTTTTGTGTTGCTGACCCTGGTCTTCATCTCTGTATACCGCGCCATCG GTGTTGTTCTGCAAACCTGGATCCTGAATCGCTACCGCATGGTGCAGCTCGAGACCATTGATCAGGTGGTCATGTCCTACGGTGGCCTGCGTGGGGCAGTGGCCTACGCCCTGGTGGTGCTTCTGGATGAGAAGAAAGTCAAGGAGAAAAACCTGTTCGTCAGCACCACCCTCATTGTGGTCTTCTTCACAGTCATCTTCCAG GGTCTGACCATTAAGCCCCTGGTGCAGTGGTTGAAGGTGAAGAGGAGTGAGCACCGTGAACCGAAACTCAATGAAAAGCTACATGGCCGG GCCTTCGACCACATTCTCTCAGCCATTGAGGACATCTCAGGACAGATTGGACACAATTATCTCAGAGACAA GTGGTCCAATTTTGATAGGAAGTTCCTCAGCAAAATCCTCATGAGAAGATCGGCCCAAAAATCTCGAGATCGGATCCTCAATGTTTTCCATGAGCTGAATTTGAAGGATGCTATTAGCTATGTGGCTGAG GGAGAGCGCCGTGGGTCCCTGGCCTTCATCCGCTCCCCAAGTACGGACAATATGGTCAATGTGGACTTCAGCACACCCCGCCCGTCTACTGTGGAGGCATCCGTCTCCTATCTCTT GAGGGAAAATGTCAGTGCTGTATGCCTGGACATGCAGTCCTTGGAGCAGAGGCGGAGGAGCATCCGTGACACTGAGGACATGGTCACCCACCACACACTGCAACAGTACCTGTACAAGCCTCGGCAGGAG TACAAGCATCTCTACAGTCGGCATGAACTAACACCCAACGAGGATGAAAAGCAGGACAAGGAAATCTTCCACAGGACCATGCGGAAGCGCCTGGAGTCCTTTAAGTCAGCTAAGCTAGGCATCAACCAGAACAAGAAGGCGGTCAAGCTGTACAAGAGGGAGCGCGCACAGAAGCGG AGGAATAGCAGCATTCCTAATGGGAAGCTGCCTGTGGAGAACCTGGCACACAACTTCACCATCAAGGAGAAAG ATTTGGAACTTTCAGAGCCCGAGGAGGCCACCAACTATGAAGAGACCAGTGGGGGCATTGAGTTTCTGGCCAATGTCACCAAGGATGTAGCCTCTGACTCTGGGGCAG GAATTGATAACCCCGTGTTCTCTCCTGACGAGGACCTGGATCCAGGCATCCTATCCAGGGTGCCACCCTGGCTGTCCCCTGGGGAGACCGTGGTGCCCTCCCAGAGGGCCCGTGTCCAGATTCCCAACTCTCCCAGCAACTTCCGCCGCCTGACACCATTCCGCCTCAGCAACAAATCAGTGGATTCCTTCCTGCTGGCTGATAGCCCCGAGGAACAGCACCAACCCGCTTCCCCTGAGTCCACACACATGTAA